The following proteins are co-located in the Dyadobacter chenwenxiniae genome:
- the hemW gene encoding radical SAM family heme chaperone HemW produces the protein MHLYLHIPFCRQACHYCDFHFSTNISNKRAVVEAIASEIILRKDYLPKADIETIYFGGGTPSMLEEAELHLLLNTINKHFSIAGNAEISLEANPDDLEKEKLRQFYNAGINRLSIGIQSFHEPHLQFLNRVHSAYEGEHCVRTAQEIGINNISIDLIYAIPAPDHSILMQDMQKAFALDIAHISAYCLTIEPQTAFGSWLKKNKIKPIDEEYAAQQFEILVKTLADNGYEQYEISNFAREEHYSLHNSSYWKQRPYLGVGPSAHSYNGTSREYNVSNNARYVEAIQKQIIPATLETLSPADQTNEYLLTGLRTKWGVNKEKLEMLSGRSFFPAHQVDLEKLKEKNWIREDPENWYLTDMGKLFADRISSDLFID, from the coding sequence ATGCATTTATACCTTCATATTCCCTTTTGCAGACAAGCTTGCCATTACTGTGATTTTCATTTCAGTACAAATATCTCAAACAAACGTGCTGTTGTAGAGGCAATTGCAAGTGAAATCATACTCAGGAAAGACTATTTGCCCAAAGCGGACATTGAAACTATTTACTTTGGCGGTGGAACACCCTCAATGCTGGAAGAAGCCGAGCTGCATTTATTATTAAACACAATAAATAAGCATTTTTCGATTGCCGGCAATGCAGAAATCTCGCTGGAAGCCAATCCCGATGATCTGGAAAAAGAGAAGTTGCGGCAATTTTACAATGCGGGAATTAACAGGTTAAGCATTGGCATTCAGTCATTTCACGAGCCGCATTTGCAATTTCTAAACCGAGTTCACTCAGCTTATGAAGGAGAGCACTGTGTAAGGACTGCACAGGAAATTGGGATAAACAACATTTCTATTGATTTGATTTATGCGATTCCAGCGCCGGATCACAGTATTTTAATGCAGGATATGCAAAAAGCATTTGCCCTGGACATTGCTCATATTTCAGCCTATTGCCTTACGATTGAGCCGCAAACTGCATTCGGGAGCTGGCTAAAAAAGAACAAAATCAAGCCCATTGATGAAGAATATGCTGCCCAGCAATTTGAAATATTGGTAAAAACCCTGGCCGACAACGGTTATGAGCAATATGAAATTTCAAATTTCGCCCGGGAAGAACATTACAGCCTGCACAACAGTTCTTATTGGAAACAAAGGCCGTATTTGGGCGTCGGGCCAAGCGCTCATTCTTATAATGGTACAAGCCGGGAATATAATGTATCAAACAACGCCCGCTATGTGGAAGCCATTCAAAAACAGATCATTCCGGCTACATTGGAGACATTGTCGCCAGCGGACCAGACAAACGAATATCTGCTGACCGGGCTTCGGACAAAATGGGGAGTCAATAAGGAAAAGCTCGAAATGTTGTCGGGCAGATCCTTTTTCCCAGCGCATCAAGTAGATCTTGAAAAGTTGAAGGAAAAAAACTGGATCAGGGAAGATCCGGAAAACTGGTATCTGACCGATATGGGGAAACTTTTTGCGGACAGGATATCCAGCGACTTATTTATTGATTAA
- a CDS encoding YcxB family protein produces MPTNPAAVRTKRYALPTKKYITLAMRYFFKTQLKWGLIPLALILINAVLNLTGVYPNLWIYITVFVGALLYVLFWLVQFTGITQLAQYKPMFEKFSYEIDNRQILMKLNQKEGSVMKWEQIMDAYKDKEAYVLVISKGQFLYLPFSIFTSEHDIKVFERIMKQKDFLKA; encoded by the coding sequence ATGCCTACGAACCCGGCGGCGGTCCGTACAAAAAGATATGCTTTACCCACGAAAAAATACATAACCCTTGCGATGCGTTATTTTTTCAAAACGCAGTTGAAATGGGGATTAATACCACTGGCACTAATCCTGATCAATGCCGTTCTGAACCTTACCGGTGTTTATCCGAACTTGTGGATCTACATTACCGTGTTTGTCGGCGCATTACTTTACGTGCTTTTCTGGCTGGTGCAGTTTACCGGCATTACGCAGCTGGCACAATATAAGCCCATGTTCGAAAAGTTTTCTTATGAGATTGACAACCGTCAGATCCTGATGAAACTGAACCAGAAAGAGGGCAGCGTAATGAAGTGGGAGCAGATCATGGACGCTTACAAAGACAAAGAAGCTTATGTGCTTGTGATTTCAAAAGGACAGTTTTTGTATCTGCCTTTCAGCATTTTCACTTCCGAACACGATATCAAGGTTTTCGAGCGCATTATGAAGCAAAAAGACTTTTTGAAAGCATAA
- a CDS encoding DUF1684 domain-containing protein produces the protein MKSVLNTLGLLLITVSVACAQDFKKETDKYRKKYKEEFLSSANSPLKQADLPFLQFYEPDSAYRVVAKFEKSRGQSFEMPTYSGVNKTYVKYGKVKFRINGRKQTLNVYRSLSLQQLAKYKDYLFIPFKDKTNGEESYGGGRYLDLKTTDIKDGELVLDFNKAYNPYCAYSDGYNCPIPPAPNHLPIAITAGEKKFGKDHQQAELK, from the coding sequence ATGAAAAGCGTTTTAAACACACTCGGGTTACTGCTGATTACGGTTTCGGTGGCATGTGCACAGGATTTTAAGAAGGAGACTGATAAGTACAGAAAGAAATATAAAGAAGAATTTCTGAGCTCGGCCAACTCCCCATTAAAACAAGCCGATTTGCCGTTTTTACAATTCTACGAACCCGACTCGGCTTACAGGGTCGTTGCGAAGTTTGAGAAAAGCCGCGGCCAGTCTTTCGAAATGCCCACATACAGCGGCGTTAATAAGACCTATGTGAAATACGGCAAGGTGAAATTCCGTATCAATGGTAGAAAACAAACATTGAACGTTTACAGAAGTCTTAGTTTACAGCAGCTTGCTAAGTACAAAGACTACCTTTTCATTCCTTTCAAAGACAAAACCAATGGTGAGGAATCTTATGGCGGCGGACGCTACCTGGATCTGAAAACCACCGATATAAAAGACGGAGAACTGGTGCTGGATTTCAATAAGGCCTATAATCCTTATTGTGCTTACAGTGACGGCTACAATTGCCCCATCCCGCCAGCCCCAAACCATTTGCCGATTGCGATCACAGCCGGAGAAAAGAAATTCGGTAAAGACCACCAGCAGGCGGAATTGAAATAA
- a CDS encoding OsmC family protein, which produces MINRKATAVWKGTGKEGTGTVSTQSTVLENTQYSFNTRFAEGKGTNPEELIAAAHASCFAMKLSFELNAAGFTADELDATATVTLDPAKGQVTKSAIELKAKVPSVSADQFAQIADKAKKECPISQLLNAEITLNAELVSE; this is translated from the coding sequence ATGATCAACCGTAAAGCAACAGCCGTTTGGAAAGGCACCGGCAAAGAGGGAACAGGAACCGTTAGTACGCAAAGCACTGTGTTGGAAAACACCCAATACTCGTTCAACACCCGTTTCGCAGAAGGCAAAGGAACCAATCCTGAGGAGTTGATCGCAGCTGCCCATGCAAGCTGTTTTGCTATGAAACTTAGCTTTGAGCTCAATGCAGCCGGTTTTACAGCAGACGAGCTGGATGCAACTGCAACCGTTACATTAGATCCTGCAAAAGGACAGGTTACAAAAAGTGCCATTGAACTGAAAGCAAAAGTTCCGAGCGTTTCGGCAGATCAATTTGCACAAATTGCGGATAAGGCGAAAAAAGAATGCCCGATCTCGCAATTGCTGAATGCAGAAATTACATTGAATGCTGAGTTGGTTTCTGAATAA
- the sufC gene encoding Fe-S cluster assembly ATPase SufC: MLSINDLRASIEGKEILKGINLEVKPGEVHAIMGPNGSGKSTLASVLAGREEYEVTGGSVVFDGKNILEMAPETRAAEGIFLAFQYPVEIPGVTTINFLKTAVNEIRKYRGENPLDAAQFLKMVREKAKLVSMNDSLLKRALNEGFSGGEKKRNEIFQMAVLEPKLAILDETDSGLDIDALRIVSEGVNSLRSPERATIVVTHYQRLLDYIVPDYVHVLYKGRIVKSGPKELALELEEKGYDWIKAEVEAIG, encoded by the coding sequence ATGCTCTCTATTAATGACTTGCGTGCCTCAATTGAAGGTAAGGAAATATTAAAAGGCATCAATCTGGAAGTTAAGCCAGGGGAAGTGCATGCAATTATGGGGCCTAACGGTTCTGGTAAAAGCACTTTGGCGTCTGTTCTGGCCGGAAGAGAGGAATATGAAGTTACTGGCGGCTCGGTAGTTTTTGACGGAAAGAATATTCTTGAAATGGCTCCTGAAACAAGGGCGGCTGAAGGTATTTTTCTCGCATTTCAGTATCCTGTTGAAATCCCTGGTGTTACGACCATTAATTTTCTTAAAACTGCTGTAAACGAAATTCGTAAATATAGAGGTGAAAATCCACTCGACGCTGCACAATTCCTGAAAATGGTGCGTGAAAAGGCGAAGCTGGTAAGCATGAACGATTCATTGCTGAAACGGGCTCTGAATGAAGGCTTTTCAGGCGGTGAGAAAAAACGTAATGAAATTTTTCAAATGGCTGTGCTTGAACCAAAGCTGGCGATCCTGGATGAAACCGATTCTGGACTGGATATTGACGCGCTGCGCATTGTTTCAGAAGGAGTTAACTCATTGCGTTCTCCCGAGCGTGCGACGATCGTGGTAACGCACTATCAGCGACTCCTGGACTACATTGTTCCTGATTATGTTCACGTACTTTACAAAGGCAGGATCGTAAAATCCGGTCCCAAGGAGCTTGCGCTGGAATTGGAGGAAAAGGGATACGACTGGATCAAGGCGGAAGTAGAAGCCATTGGTTAA
- a CDS encoding cysteine desulfurase, producing MSNNLDIASIRNDFPILNEIVNGKQLVYFDNAATTQKPRLVLDALSGYYEHYNANIHRGIHHLAEKATSAFEQSRRRLQAFINAPLSEEIIFTYGTTDGINLVASSYGRTFLKAGDEVIISTMEHHSNIVPWQMLCEEKGCILKVIPINDEGELLMDEYEKLLTERTKFVSVVHVSNSLGTINPVKEIIAKAHAVGAKVLLDGAQASSHLHLDVQDLDCDFYSLSLHKIYGPTGMGILYGKKELLDAMPPYRGGGEMIKEVTFEKTTYNELPYKFEAGTPNIADVVAAKFALDYVDTLGKSNIAVHEHRLLEYATEAVKEIPGLRIIGQAKEKVSVLSFVIDGIHHQDIGVLLDQQGIAVRTGHHCTQPLMRRFNITGTSRASFAVYNTIEEIDLLIQGLHKVKRMLG from the coding sequence ATGAGCAACAATCTTGATATAGCATCCATCAGAAATGACTTTCCGATCCTGAATGAAATTGTGAACGGAAAGCAGCTGGTTTACTTTGATAATGCAGCAACAACACAGAAGCCGCGTCTGGTTTTGGATGCGTTGTCGGGTTATTATGAGCATTATAATGCCAATATTCACAGGGGAATCCACCATTTGGCAGAGAAAGCGACTTCGGCATTTGAGCAGTCACGCCGCCGTTTGCAAGCTTTTATTAACGCGCCGCTCTCTGAGGAAATCATTTTTACTTACGGAACAACCGATGGGATTAACCTCGTAGCATCCAGTTATGGCCGCACATTCCTGAAAGCCGGTGATGAAGTGATTATTTCAACCATGGAACACCACTCGAACATTGTGCCCTGGCAAATGCTGTGCGAAGAAAAGGGTTGCATTCTGAAAGTGATCCCGATCAATGATGAGGGTGAATTGCTGATGGATGAATATGAAAAGTTGCTTACAGAACGCACCAAGTTTGTGTCTGTCGTGCATGTTTCCAATTCGCTGGGCACCATTAATCCAGTGAAAGAGATTATTGCAAAAGCACATGCCGTTGGCGCGAAAGTGCTGCTGGACGGCGCGCAGGCAAGTTCCCATTTGCATTTAGACGTTCAGGACCTGGATTGTGATTTTTATTCATTATCTCTTCACAAAATCTACGGCCCGACGGGAATGGGGATTTTGTATGGAAAAAAGGAGTTGCTGGATGCCATGCCTCCTTATCGTGGCGGTGGAGAAATGATCAAGGAAGTGACTTTTGAGAAAACGACATATAATGAACTGCCGTATAAATTTGAAGCCGGAACGCCTAACATTGCAGATGTTGTAGCGGCCAAATTTGCTTTGGATTACGTCGATACATTAGGGAAGTCAAACATTGCAGTACACGAACACAGGTTGTTGGAATATGCAACCGAAGCTGTCAAGGAAATACCAGGACTACGGATTATTGGTCAGGCAAAAGAAAAAGTAAGTGTGCTTTCATTCGTGATTGACGGCATTCACCACCAGGATATAGGCGTCTTGTTGGATCAGCAAGGCATTGCCGTTCGCACAGGCCATCATTGCACACAACCACTCATGCGGCGATTCAATATTACCGGAACCAGCCGAGCCTCGTTTGCTGTTTATAACACGATAGAGGAAATTGATCTTTTGATCCAGGGCTTGCATAAAGTGAAAAGAATGCTGGGATAA
- the ctlX gene encoding citrulline utilization hydrolase CtlX has product MRVITSSAQIQPQSTSRIMMIRPVRFGFNSETAESNEFQQHSFAQSTLETAGDLAKEEFDLMIDQLKKAGVDLHIFNDNEDILRPDAVFSNNWVSFHQSGKVVLYPMMAENRRAERRLDIIERLKEDFKVEEIIDLSYFEKQGKFLEGTGSMVLDRRYKIAYACLSPRTHPEVLEAFADALGYEIVAFSASDENGKAVYHTNVIMCVGDVFAVVCLEAIKDPDERQMVRATLEETKKYIIEISFDQVRHFAGNMLMVRNTKSDKFLIMSTQAYESLTDHQRQALSDYARILHTDLGVIEGNGGGSARCMMTEIHLPRK; this is encoded by the coding sequence ATGCGTGTTATCACTTCATCCGCCCAAATTCAGCCCCAATCTACCTCCCGGATCATGATGATCAGGCCGGTGCGGTTTGGCTTTAACAGCGAAACGGCTGAAAGCAACGAGTTTCAGCAGCATTCATTCGCACAAAGCACGCTGGAAACAGCGGGTGACCTGGCGAAGGAAGAATTTGATCTGATGATCGATCAATTAAAAAAAGCGGGTGTGGACCTTCATATTTTTAATGATAATGAAGACATCCTGAGACCGGATGCTGTTTTTTCCAATAACTGGGTTTCTTTTCACCAGAGCGGAAAAGTGGTGCTTTACCCCATGATGGCCGAAAACCGCCGAGCTGAACGCAGGCTGGACATTATTGAACGCTTAAAAGAGGATTTCAAGGTTGAGGAAATTATTGACCTCAGCTATTTCGAAAAGCAGGGTAAATTTCTGGAGGGAACCGGCAGCATGGTGCTGGACCGCCGTTACAAAATTGCCTATGCCTGCCTTTCACCCCGCACGCATCCCGAAGTTTTGGAAGCATTTGCGGATGCATTAGGCTACGAAATTGTTGCTTTTTCAGCTTCTGATGAGAATGGCAAGGCTGTCTATCATACCAATGTCATTATGTGCGTTGGCGACGTTTTTGCGGTGGTTTGCCTGGAAGCGATCAAAGATCCCGATGAGCGGCAAATGGTGCGTGCAACGCTGGAAGAAACTAAGAAATACATTATTGAAATATCATTTGACCAGGTGCGGCACTTTGCAGGAAACATGCTGATGGTGCGAAATACCAAGTCGGACAAATTCCTGATCATGTCCACGCAAGCCTACGAATCATTAACTGATCACCAGCGACAAGCTCTGAGCGATTATGCCCGTATTTTACATACGGATCTAGGTGTGATTGAAGGCAATGGCGGAGGTTCTGCCCGATGCATGATGACGGAGATCCATCTCCCGAGAAAGTGA
- a CDS encoding TonB-dependent receptor codes for MRKFYIPGLCVSIFIFINPGKSAAQSDSLRTNELDEITVNAFESKTDPLTTTATVGLISSRSLERFATNTWTNAVNTVPGVKMEERSPGSYRFSVRGSLIRSPFGVRNVKFYWNGIPFTDASGNTPLNSLDYGAVQNMEIIKGPGSSIYGAGTGGVVLLQSQPDNDFTNRAEQSVSIGKYGFQSRNSTIQLGDISVQYGHSEQDGYRNHSSMVRDAIRFTSSSRLGDRSTLSILGMYSDLKYETPGGINLAQYQSNPKLARQSTPTVPGSEAQQAAIYTKLALIGGNYTWQLSDNWTQSNALYLTFTDFANPFISNYEKRDENGIGGRNIWQNRSQIGNVKTNWTTGFEWQYGKSAQRNYDNIGGRPDKQQTVEDIRTTSLSVFSQLEAVLFTDLTLSAGASYNTFKYKYERFFVLPYSKEARKFDGIFVPRFAANKVIAKNWALVASYSGGYSPPTLQEVRPSAGGFRRDLEAEKGMNTEFGIRKTGKVITGEISVYHFGLRETIVRRTNEAGAEFFINAGKTRQNGLEWTVAYDILSNPKLPVMLKLWNTGTATKYTFENFQQADVDLSGKRIPGIPKFSQTSGLDALFKYGFAAFVTYQHGSSFYLNDANTVENTPYNQWIARVSWKKSWGQHFYSELSASAEKVNAGIYSLGYDLNAFGNRYYNSAPKDNLWAGVKIGWEWQKNSK; via the coding sequence ATGCGTAAATTTTATATTCCTGGTCTCTGCGTTTCAATATTTATTTTCATCAATCCTGGAAAATCTGCTGCTCAAAGCGATTCCCTGCGGACCAACGAGCTGGATGAGATCACTGTCAACGCATTCGAATCAAAAACTGACCCGCTGACGACTACGGCAACGGTGGGGTTAATCTCATCGCGGTCGCTGGAAAGATTTGCCACCAACACCTGGACCAATGCTGTCAATACTGTCCCAGGTGTTAAAATGGAGGAACGTTCGCCCGGAAGCTACCGGTTTTCGGTTCGTGGAAGCCTTATCCGTTCACCCTTTGGTGTACGTAACGTAAAGTTTTACTGGAATGGGATCCCATTTACAGACGCAAGCGGAAACACACCGCTTAACTCCCTCGATTATGGTGCTGTACAAAATATGGAGATCATTAAAGGACCAGGAAGCAGCATTTATGGCGCAGGAACAGGCGGGGTTGTATTGCTGCAAAGTCAGCCTGACAACGATTTCACCAACCGCGCAGAACAAAGCGTAAGCATTGGAAAATACGGTTTTCAAAGCAGAAACTCAACGATCCAGCTTGGTGATATCTCGGTGCAATATGGTCATAGCGAGCAGGATGGCTATCGAAATCACAGCAGCATGGTAAGAGATGCGATCCGTTTTACATCCTCGTCCCGGTTAGGAGATCGCAGCACATTGTCGATATTGGGGATGTATTCCGATTTGAAATATGAAACTCCTGGCGGCATCAACCTCGCACAATATCAAAGCAATCCGAAACTGGCCCGACAATCCACCCCTACGGTGCCGGGGAGCGAGGCGCAGCAGGCTGCTATTTATACCAAACTGGCTTTAATAGGTGGTAATTACACATGGCAGCTTTCGGATAACTGGACGCAATCCAATGCGTTGTATCTTACTTTTACAGATTTTGCCAACCCATTTATTTCAAATTATGAAAAACGGGACGAAAACGGCATAGGCGGCAGAAATATCTGGCAAAACCGCTCGCAGATCGGCAATGTCAAAACCAACTGGACAACCGGATTTGAATGGCAATACGGCAAATCGGCGCAGCGCAATTACGACAATATCGGCGGCAGGCCGGACAAGCAGCAGACCGTTGAAGACATTCGCACCACGAGCCTTTCCGTTTTCAGTCAGTTGGAAGCGGTGTTGTTTACTGACCTGACATTGAGTGCGGGAGCGAGTTACAACACATTTAAATACAAATACGAAAGATTTTTTGTGCTGCCATATAGTAAGGAGGCGCGTAAATTCGATGGCATATTTGTTCCAAGATTTGCCGCCAATAAAGTCATAGCCAAAAATTGGGCTTTAGTAGCGTCTTACAGTGGTGGTTACTCCCCTCCTACTTTGCAGGAAGTGCGGCCGTCTGCCGGGGGCTTCCGCAGGGATCTGGAAGCGGAAAAAGGCATGAACACCGAATTTGGAATCAGAAAAACGGGTAAGGTCATTACTGGCGAAATCAGTGTGTATCATTTTGGATTGCGTGAAACCATTGTCCGCCGGACGAATGAGGCGGGCGCTGAGTTTTTTATTAATGCAGGAAAAACACGTCAAAACGGCTTGGAATGGACTGTTGCTTACGATATTTTATCAAATCCAAAACTCCCTGTAATGCTTAAACTGTGGAACACAGGCACTGCAACAAAATATACTTTTGAAAATTTTCAGCAAGCTGACGTTGATCTGAGCGGCAAGAGAATTCCGGGAATTCCCAAGTTTTCACAAACCTCGGGTCTTGACGCCCTTTTCAAATATGGATTTGCGGCTTTTGTAACTTATCAGCACGGAAGCTCGTTCTATCTAAACGACGCCAACACGGTAGAAAACACGCCCTATAACCAGTGGATTGCACGCGTAAGCTGGAAAAAAAGTTGGGGACAACATTTTTACAGCGAACTTTCCGCATCCGCAGAAAAGGTGAATGCTGGCATTTATAGCCTCGGTTACGACCTGAATGCATTTGGTAACCGTTACTATAACAGTGCGCCAAAAGACAATTTGTGGGCCGGCGTGAAGATCGGCTGGGAGTGGCAGAAAAATTCCAAATAA
- the sufD gene encoding Fe-S cluster assembly protein SufD: MSTETIDLKTRLIADFHARESVMNGEASSAFHQKKRAALAEFDKLGFPTTRNEEWKYSNVRDLVSVSYNFNAESALGLADLEDLKIPAQDANIIYFVNGHYHAELSRIISSQDQITISSLSEAYKNNPSLVNAYFNELVKDQEDAFTSLNTAFAQDGIFIHIADNKVVEHPVILRFVSDARTENVGSQPRNIISVGRNAQVKLAEAFRTLGTARSFTNAVTEIYVAEDANVEYYKVQNESDNAYHIGTTQVRMLDRSHFYAGTVTLNGRFTRNNLNIILDGERCDAHMYGLYFPDGTQHVDNHTVADHRKPNSESNELYKGILRDKSKGVFNGKIFVREDAQKTNAFQSCKNIVLSTEATMNTKPQLEIFADDVKCSHGTTTGQIDEEALFYMRSRGISRPEAMSLLMFAFCADVVSQIKIESVREYLENVIAQKLASK; encoded by the coding sequence ATGAGTACCGAAACAATAGATTTGAAAACCAGGCTGATCGCGGATTTCCATGCCCGTGAATCCGTTATGAATGGTGAGGCTTCATCGGCTTTTCATCAGAAAAAACGTGCAGCACTGGCTGAATTTGATAAGTTGGGTTTCCCGACAACCAGAAACGAGGAGTGGAAATATTCCAATGTCAGGGATCTGGTCAGTGTTTCTTATAATTTTAATGCAGAAAGCGCGCTTGGATTGGCTGATCTTGAAGACTTGAAGATCCCGGCACAGGATGCAAATATCATCTATTTTGTGAACGGACATTATCATGCGGAGCTTTCACGCATCATTTCTTCACAAGACCAGATCACAATCAGTTCGCTTTCAGAAGCATATAAAAACAATCCTTCCCTGGTTAACGCCTATTTCAATGAATTGGTTAAAGACCAGGAAGATGCATTCACTTCCCTAAATACTGCTTTTGCGCAGGACGGGATTTTTATTCACATCGCTGATAACAAAGTAGTCGAACATCCGGTAATCCTCCGTTTTGTAAGTGATGCCCGGACGGAGAATGTAGGCAGTCAACCAAGAAACATTATTTCTGTTGGCCGCAATGCACAGGTTAAGCTCGCCGAAGCTTTCCGTACTTTGGGAACAGCGCGTTCTTTCACTAATGCTGTCACAGAAATATATGTGGCCGAAGATGCAAATGTTGAATACTACAAAGTGCAGAACGAGAGCGATAATGCTTACCACATAGGCACTACGCAAGTGCGGATGCTTGACCGTTCGCATTTTTACGCGGGAACAGTTACGCTCAACGGGCGTTTCACACGCAACAACCTGAACATTATTCTCGACGGCGAGCGCTGCGACGCGCATATGTATGGTCTCTATTTTCCGGACGGGACGCAACATGTTGATAACCATACTGTTGCAGATCACCGAAAACCCAATTCAGAAAGTAATGAGTTGTATAAAGGGATTTTAAGGGATAAATCAAAAGGTGTTTTCAACGGAAAGATATTTGTTCGTGAGGACGCGCAGAAAACAAATGCTTTTCAATCCTGCAAGAACATTGTGCTTTCAACCGAAGCGACAATGAACACGAAACCGCAGCTCGAAATTTTTGCTGACGACGTGAAATGTTCGCACGGAACCACAACCGGCCAGATTGATGAAGAGGCGCTGTTTTATATGCGCTCACGCGGTATTTCGAGACCGGAAGCCATGTCGCTGTTGATGTTCGCATTTTGCGCCGATGTTGTTTCCCAGATCAAAATCGAATCTGTCCGTGAATATCTTGAAAACGTAATTGCTCAGAAGCTCGCTTCAAAATAA
- a CDS encoding arginine deiminase family protein, whose product MHTEITAGTAINVASETGTLKRLLIHSPDRGLGKVVPSKAQDWLFEDIVHLDTMRRGEYDYYVKLLLYFLDPDKIKGKLADIDDDPTRSFFIPGSEKYFASDCVVEIQKLLGEILEDNEVRVKLTAAICGIERCSYNTQEELNQYDPHELAKIFISGSYSDKRMLFAPLPNLIFMRDIGIVINDHILLNKPAKNARTRESILAQFVFFYHPMFGKIKERIIEIPENERHFLLPDDEKASDYHRCTLEGGDVMMVAPNHLLIGCSERTSLYAAQQVMKLLFEKEVVNKITIVKIPKKRDYMHIDTIFTQVKKNVWVLLGSLARLGDEAKKQDVLHFFAPQDTNKEFRILQFLKGKEHHPTEIENLEDLLTSISVTDLGATEPVRFIYSGDNEFPYGEREQWTDSCNLLALKDGVVVGYDRNDKTLDAFRKHGYHVISAKDLIQKLEDDELSVETLTDTFITLPSAELSRARGGSHCMSMPLLRELSLREF is encoded by the coding sequence ATGCATACAGAAATTACAGCCGGCACTGCGATAAACGTCGCTTCGGAAACGGGCACATTGAAAAGGCTGCTCATTCATAGTCCCGACCGAGGACTGGGAAAAGTGGTCCCCAGCAAAGCACAAGACTGGCTTTTTGAAGACATTGTACACCTGGACACCATGCGTCGGGGTGAATATGATTATTACGTAAAGCTGCTGCTTTACTTCCTGGATCCGGACAAGATCAAAGGAAAGCTGGCCGACATAGATGATGATCCGACCCGCTCATTTTTCATTCCCGGTTCTGAAAAATACTTTGCTTCGGACTGTGTGGTTGAAATCCAAAAACTGCTAGGAGAAATACTGGAAGATAATGAAGTCCGTGTCAAGTTAACAGCCGCGATTTGTGGCATCGAAAGATGTTCTTATAATACGCAGGAAGAGCTCAATCAATATGACCCGCATGAGTTGGCCAAAATCTTTATCTCCGGCTCCTATTCAGACAAGAGAATGTTGTTTGCGCCCTTACCCAACCTGATTTTTATGCGGGATATCGGCATTGTGATCAATGATCACATTTTACTGAACAAACCGGCGAAAAATGCCCGGACGCGCGAGTCGATCCTGGCGCAATTTGTTTTCTTTTATCACCCGATGTTTGGTAAAATAAAAGAACGCATCATTGAAATACCCGAAAACGAACGACACTTTTTGCTGCCGGATGATGAGAAAGCAAGTGATTACCATCGCTGCACACTCGAAGGCGGTGATGTGATGATGGTTGCGCCAAACCATCTCCTGATCGGTTGCAGTGAGCGGACGTCACTTTACGCGGCCCAGCAAGTGATGAAATTGTTGTTTGAAAAAGAGGTCGTCAATAAAATTACCATTGTCAAAATCCCCAAAAAACGGGATTATATGCACATTGACACCATCTTTACGCAAGTGAAAAAGAATGTTTGGGTGCTGCTCGGTTCACTTGCGCGCTTAGGGGATGAAGCAAAAAAACAAGACGTGCTGCATTTCTTTGCGCCTCAGGATACAAATAAAGAATTCAGGATTTTGCAATTTCTTAAAGGCAAAGAACATCATCCGACGGAAATTGAGAACCTGGAAGACCTGCTCACATCGATCAGCGTCACCGATCTGGGTGCCACCGAGCCTGTCAGGTTCATCTACTCCGGCGACAACGAGTTTCCTTACGGCGAACGCGAGCAATGGACGGATTCCTGCAACCTTCTAGCATTAAAGGACGGAGTAGTCGTGGGTTATGACCGGAATGACAAAACGCTGGATGCATTCAGGAAGCACGGTTATCATGTAATCAGTGCAAAGGATTTAATACAAAAATTGGAAGATGACGAGCTTTCGGTTGAAACATTAACAGACACTTTTATCACACTTCCATCCGCAGAGCTCTCACGGGCGCGTGGCGGGTCCCATTGCATGAGTATGCCGCTACTCCGGGAGCTTTCGCTCCGGGAATTTTAA